A window of Pseudochaenichthys georgianus chromosome 19, fPseGeo1.2, whole genome shotgun sequence genomic DNA:
AGATGGACGTTTAATattgtcatatatatatatattaacaaCTTCAtggttatattttattttatttaagtcTAGCAAACGGAACAAGTTTGCATTTGAATGgagttttctatatttacagggACTGTTGCAAATGCAATTGCTACACTACAACAACTAGTAAGACAAAGGCAACTGAGGAGTTAATAGTGGCAGAGAGTAGGAGGCTCCGGCTAAGGTGGACTTTGTTTTGTGCTTTAAAATGTTTGAGTTTGGATAACATAACCCCGTTAAAACAATACATGGTCCTTTGTTTGATTGCTGCATTACCACTTTTCTCTGCCCCATTCTGTTAAACCTTAGACACAAGTTATGAAGAGGGTTGCTTCTGAAGTGCTAGAGCTAAGGTCACTCTGGTTCTAATTCTGGTTATATGGGGAAACATCTCAAAGACACCCTGGACTGAAGCCGTTAAATCTATGACCAATGCCGGCAAAATTAAcacatgtttgtgaaaaacaATCCTAGACTTGGTAACCGGTTGTTAATTACTCGAGATAAACCTTCCTCTGTTATGATTTTTTTTACAGTGGTCAAATATACAACATCTAACAGACCTCTATTGAGAACATCTTTTTCAAAACAGTTTCCTGTCAGTGAGTTGACATAATATGTGCATTACATTAGTTGTTATGCATTTACATACACACTCTGAGGGTGGAGTAGCATGGAGTGCCTTTGTCCCATCCTGGGCCATCTTATCCAAGTTAGGGGTTTCAATATCCCTGTCATAGTCCCAGCGGAAGCCGTCAAAGGAGATGAGCAGCAGCTTGTTTGTGGTGTTGTTGGTGTGGTGCAGCAGCACAGGGAGAGCTAGCATCAAGgcagaggacagcaaggcagagcagcagcatgACGGAGGACTTTCACCTGAAAATCCACTGGTCAACTCTATGTAACCTTTCTTCAGCAGGGTCAGTTTAGTCTCAGAATAATGTATCCATCCGTCTAGTCTTACTGAAATATGACTTGAATTATCTAGAAAGAAACACATTCTAATCAATGCTTGCGGTATTGATTGCAGCCCTTATCAACCTATGATATATTGTATACCTTTTATTAGCAAAGTGCAGTGATATGACAGGGTTAATGTTTGTCTTTGAAGAACAGATATCTGAGAATAATTCTCAAACTTTGACCGTAAACCAAGAAAAGCTGTTCCCTTAAAGTTCCTTTTATGATTGGATTTATTACATTTTTGACTTGAAACAAATATAAAACTGATTTATTAGAATCTTTAAAATGTTATATTCAACATTCATTACAAGTTAAAGTTATTCTCCACCTCCTTTCTTCCTTCTTTAAAACTGCTGTTTCCCAAGGTAGAGGTTTTCGATTGAAACAAGGTATTTTTCAACACCCAACACAATTACAGCCAGCCAAAGAgtagacatacagtacacacatgcaTTACAATTAATGCCTCCAATATTTGGCACTTTGTCCTTAGTCTCTCTGTTATTAAGTAGAGTTTGAACAAATATGCATTAAACACAAACATGATTTGGTATAGCAAGTGTTCTTTTAATTTGTGAGTGTGTAGCTGAATTCAACTAATGTGAAAATATTTGTTCAAATATTGGCTCCAATAGAAGACAACATAAATGTTTTATTCACACCTAAAACAATCGGACAGCTTCCagattaaactgtatttcctttgtgtCACGTAAGGAAAACTACTACCAAGCTGAATGTACCTTCCTTCCTATTTACAGCTCTATGATAAAGCGGTAATAATATGGTGTCTTTTGAAAAAACACCAAGACTATATGACTTCATAATAAAACGGGCTAAAACACCTTGTAAAAATACAACATGTATactaataaaaaacaaacacgGAGTAATAATGAGGTCAATATTAAGGAAGGGTACTATTTTGAAGAAGACAGGAGGGTCATGTCTTTGCAATACTCAAGGCAGAATAATGCTATCACAATCACCAGAGAATAGGCTCGGATCATCATTCAATCATAGGATTTTAATGTTATGGTAATTTACTGTATTAATAAAAGGATAAAATAAGAACCacacaaatgtacatttttaatAAAAGGTGTTAACTGTAGCTTTTGGCAAAGATGATGTGAAAAAAAGGATAAAGCCATCATAAAGAATTCACAATGAATGAAAGTCGACGGCAAAGCACTCAAAAAGGCTAAACTTAAAACATTTCTCTATATTTCTAATCTGCATTTTTATTGTGATCTCCATTCAAATATACACAGTGACAGTCTTGGGATAGATTTGCTATATTTTGTCATTCATGAACAAATTGTAAAACGTTCTTCCATCaaatcaagtaggctacatGTCATCCACTCTATGTATGGACATGGTCACATTTACCTTTTGATAGAGAAGTGCTTCTGTACCAGAATGTTGTTTCTGTCATTAATGGAAGGATGTGGATTGAATAAGAAAGACgattagaaaaaaacaaaatcaGTCTTAATTTTTAAACGCTGCTCTGCTTGATGTCTGTCTTTTCTTCCCCAATGTACccagctgcattgtccatgttgaaactgagaaagaaagaaaagaccACAGAGAGGTGGAGTGAGAGTTAACACGGAATAAGGAATGTCTGCAATCTGAAAAGGAAGTAAAATGTATCTGTACAGAGTGTTTAATCCGTAATATGATTAACCTGACAAGTTGAATACACATTGTCAAGTTGCATCGTTATAAGGAATAAGGGGGACTTGGCCAGGAGAGGGCAACAAGTAAATTATAATGCATTTTCATGGTATAATGGCAGCATGTTACCTCCTTTCTACTCGATTCCTTTTGCACCCAGCATAGGCAGTGGTCATTATGAACACCAGTGCGAGAAAAACGGTCACTGCAGATAAACCGACAACCACTTGAGACAGGGCATTCAGTTCTTGATGTGGAGACAGAGAGCAGAaatattgttttaaaaaaagttaACCATCTTGAAAAAACACACTAAAACACAGACAAGGTGTTGTGCAAGTGCAGACTTGGAGAACAAGTTCGCAGTCATAGTTTCACAATTGAACTAATAATTGAATGTGGTTCTTACCTCCATAAATAAACTAGTTCACTTTCAtttcttctttttatttatttcaaaccgGTCAAATGCTTTCACTCGATGTGCAGGTCCAAATGTGTTGACCAAGTGGCTGACGTTCCTATATGTTTCAAAGCCAGGAGGGACAGTTTGCACTAAAACTACTTTCCCTACTTATCTCCTTCACATATTTACTGATCTGGATTTGGCACTTTCACAAGCTGTGTGTTCTTGATTGCCGTGCCAACAGGCCTGTTACAAAAAGTTATGTTCCTAGCCCTAACCCTCCAGTAGTTGTGTACAGATACATTCAGTGTCACATAAGTCGTCTACATGCACTCTCATAGTTCATTCAATCAACACTGGGGCGGATCATTCATAGGACAAACACAAACGGAGAGGATACAATCCCTCtctgtttgtgtttattctaTGAATGTCAGAAAAGGTCAGTTTTTCAAGATttgtaatgtaaaaataaaaaagtattcCATAATGtaatacaacatttgtatttactAATAAGCATTTTCATTACATCTGAGTGATAATGCCAAGACCCGGTCAATAGGGTCACCCAAGGGCTATCATGATGAACATTAGGATCTCTTATTCATCTCTAGCTTATCTTGTGTTGTACATGTACAGTACATAGCTGCTCAATCTGCTATCGTAATCTGATTGGTGATGATTTACAGTGTCAGGTCAAGTCAAAAGTCCATCATACTGTATGGCTATCATCTGTTCCTTATCAGTTTATGTTACTTAAAGTCATTATGTGTAGAGATTATGGGATCAAATGTCTTTAAAATGATTTTGATGACATGTTTTTCTAGAGAGATTAGACAACAGTTAAAATTGATGTCATATTTTTTCATGTTGATCTCTTCTATAGACTGTGTGTACTCCATCTTACTTTGTAAAATAAAAATTGTAAGTGCAGTGAAACTTTTAGATAATGCCTACAAGATATGTTATTGACCTGCCTGACCCATGGCAACCAAGTGCAGTTCATATATGCAGTGTGGGGGACCGCTGCTCTGCTCAAGGGCACCTTGGCAGTGCCCAGGTGGTGAACTGGCAACGCTCAAAGTACTAGTCCACACTCTGTACTTGGTCCGTTTGGGGACTTAAACCCAGCCCAAGTTCCCAGACAGTTACCAGGCCTACTTACTGGCACATTCCATAAAACAAGTGCAATATGAGATCTGATAGTCCTTAATCCTTTTTATTATCTTCCATGCTTATAAAATAATCTGCTTTTCAGTTTTTGTACTCTCACTTTAGTGCAAGCTACAGAGACACCTTAAATCAAAGTGCATGTTAGAGAAAGGACAAACAGATTCTGACTGTTAACTACTTTTTGGAGTCAGTAGAGAACAGAGATAAGGATGCAGTTGGTTTTATATGGCCTTCATAAAAGATGTACCAGTGTTGCATTGGATGGAAGACAAACTGCAATGATGAGTGCAGAAACACGAAACAGACCAACCGTATTACAGGATCGATCTTTCATTTCCATAGTAACTGTAACACATTGTAACACACCTGGTATAATGTTTAAAACACCTCTTGTCTTCTAGAAAAACTGTTTCCCTTATTATTAACAATCAGAGGTACACCAAATTGTTTCTTTGGGATAAGAGCTTGCTCATCTTGAACTGAGCTGTTCCATTACATGTAATTAAAACATGTATCtacttgtattattgtcttgttATGTCTTCATTCCAGTGGGGGAATTACACCAGCGCTCTGTTCTTTCAAAAGGATTACTGTTGGGGTGACGAAAAGTCAGTTCGAAACATGTTTGATGGCGTGACGGTCTGCACCAAAAGGGACACCATCGTGCATCTTGCGCAGTGTGTGTTGCATAGAAAGACGTTTTGAAACTTATTGTCATCTCAAGTCAGCAGCAAAGCCACCAGTTTGTAGGGTCAGTTAAGAGCAGCATACCTTGATTTGAGGAAGAGACCATCATGGTTCGATGCTGATCAGTAAGTTTCACAAGCTAAATGTGAGATAAACCAAAAAGTCATTGATATCTAGAATGTCAAACCACAACGTTTCTTACCGTTTTTGTTGTTGGGGACCATCATGTCTTTGGTATTGTCCAGGTGTCCATCATTGACTTCTGGGTTTATCCCCAGCAGATGGCACATCAGTGGGTACACATTGACCGTCTCAAAAGACCGGAACACCACGTTTGTCTTGAAATCAGGTCCCACCACCCTGAAAAAAGGCTTCATGTCCATCACTTGATTGTCAAAGCCATGTTCTCCTTTGTGGAACTGCAAAGGGAAAAACTGTATGGAGAAAGACAAGAACATTATATGGTACATTTTGATATTCTTACTATCTGAAATAGTAAGAATATGTGGAAGTCGGCCTTTGAATGAGCAAGACTTATCTAATGACAGCATGACAGCTCTCTTACCCCATTGATTACATATCCAGGATCAGCAAAGAGGATGATGGGCAAGAGCCGAGGATGGTTACCGTAGTGCAGTCTAGCTGGCATCTCCTCCTTTTTGTACACATGAAGGTGAGGGTGGCTTCCTTTCAGAGCCTGGTAGACCTTCTCCAGCATCCCCTCTTTAGGAAGCAGCATCCCAGCAGGACCATAATCCACCAGGTGGAATTTGACATCCTTGAAGCTGAATCCAGGGATCTTCGAGAGGGTGATCTCCTCAAAGTTTCCACCTCTTAAAACGGTAGTCATCCCGTGGTCGGCAGTGATGATAATGTTGAGCCGGTCAGTAAGGCCATGTTCTTGGACCTTGTCCCGGATGTAGCCCACTGTACGGTCTACTTGCTGGACCATCTCACGGCGTTCTTCCGAATTTGGTCCATATTTGTGCCCAATCAAATCTGGTTCTCCGAAGTACAAGGAGACAAAGTCCAGATCCTGTTGGTGGAACCATTCTCCAATCACCTTGTCAATGTTCAGCCTCCAATCGGTCTCATTTGAATGATCATAGAGAAAAGGTTCCACTTGCCTAACCCCCACAGTCTCCCCTCTGTAGGTGCCTGCTGTTCCAGGGAAATGCAGAGAACCTGCTTTTAGACCCTGGAAGAATACAAAACACAGTTACCTAGAATAAGGGGCTCCTCAAAAAATGACACATGAAGTTGGAGATATAAAAACCAGGAAGACAAGTAGCCTTTGAGATATGCAGGTAGAAAAGAGATGGAGCTGAATGACCTGTCTCTGGGCTGTTATCCAGATGGGTAAGCTGCCGTTGTCCCAGTAGGAGTCAACAAACTGAGTCTGGTAGTACTGCTTCTTCTCCTGAGTGGTAGTGTTGAACCACATGTTGTGGATTACTCCATGATTCTCAACATAACGtcctgttggaaagaggaaTACATATGAAAGAGCAAGATGAAGAGAAGCAAGCCAAGGAAAATAACATTTAGATCCTATAATAGATTATTCATTTATATGATGgtaccagtggcggctggtacATTTTTCTCCAGGGGGGGCTCCTGTAAGCAAACGTATACACTAACTCAAAACACATCTCATATTACAATGTAGGGCTATATGGACTTCACTTCAATATCACTTTATTAGGTCTGTTCGACCCCTCATAGCGCTTTACGTACATACaagtcattcacccattcacacctcACTCATACAGAACAGTGCCACTTGCTCTAGGGAAGCTAACATTCATACACATTCAaacaccgttggccatcgggagcaactcagggttcagTATCTTGACCATGATACGTGGACTTGTTGACTGGTAtcaaacccacaaccttctggtcgAAAGCGAccacactccctcgcagccacagtctcCTCATGATCTGAACCATAACTCTTTGTAATATATAGGTGGCAAACAACAGCATTCCTATCTGAATTATTTTATGGAGAAACAAAAGTTGTAAACTGACCAATTTTCGTACTGGTGATGTTGGATATCCATAACTCTTATGAATATttaacaaacaaaataacacaGGCTGCATGCATGCAGTTTCCT
This region includes:
- the LOC117465142 gene encoding ectonucleotide pyrophosphatase/phosphodiesterase family member 7-like — protein: MLLICLAVLGLTSSSLSAAIPPPDATGSRNKLLLISFDGFRWDYDQDVDTPNLDKMAWDGVRAEYVTPPFLTITSPAHFTLLTGRYVENHGVIHNMWFNTTTQEKKQYYQTQFVDSYWDNGSLPIWITAQRQGLKAGSLHFPGTAGTYRGETVGVRQVEPFLYDHSNETDWRLNIDKVIGEWFHQQDLDFVSLYFGEPDLIGHKYGPNSEERREMVQQVDRTVGYIRDKVQEHGLTDRLNIIITADHGMTTVLRGGNFEEITLSKIPGFSFKDVKFHLVDYGPAGMLLPKEGMLEKVYQALKGSHPHLHVYKKEEMPARLHYGNHPRLLPIILFADPGYVINGFFPLQFHKGEHGFDNQVMDMKPFFRVVGPDFKTNVVFRSFETVNVYPLMCHLLGINPEVNDGHLDNTKDMMVPNNKNELNALSQVVVGLSAVTVFLALVFIMTTAYAGCKRNRVERSFNMDNAAGYIGEEKTDIKQSSV